In Hymenobacter sp. GOD-10R, the sequence GCTACGGCTGATGAGGCTCGGGTTCCCCTTCTTTCCTTGCCAAAAGAGTAGCGAGGCGGCTTGGACATTTTGCAAAGGGACTACCGGAAGATGTCCAAGCTACGTGGCTATGTTCCTCTCTGTGATTTTACCTCGGGCGAACCCCCCTTATCTCCCCAATGGGCCATGACACCTGTACTTATTCCTCTCCCTGCTGCAGCTCTGCTTCCCATTACTTTCCTGACAAAAGCATCGTGGCAGAGGGCTTTGCGGGTGTTCGGTAGCGTAGCAACTGCAGAAGGAAAGCAGGGTCTTACCAGCGGCCAAAGGTATAACGCAAGCCCAAGGCGCCCGCTTGGGTCACATCCCGTAAGGCCCGTAGGCTGGTGCTCACCGTCCCATCGGCCACGGCCTCTAGGTGCGTGGTGAGCCGGTAGCGCACGCTCACGCCGGCCGTGAACAGCGCGTCTGTCGTGCGCGAATGGTTGTCGTAGCTGCTAAAGCCCCCGGGCGCATTGGGGTCGGGGTAGGAACCCGTGCCGTCAAACGAGAAATGGTGCAGCGTGAAACCGCCCAGACCGTCTAGCTGCAACCGATGAGCTGCCGTGCGCGTGAAAGTATAGCGGGCGAGTGCCGCAAGCGAGGTCGACCGGTTGGCATACCTTTGAGCGTAGGGTAGATTCGTGCCGTCGGCTTGCGGTACGAGGCCCGCATAAGAGCCTTTGATGGCTGCGGACGCGCCACTTAGCTGCAAGGCAAGGCGTGGGCGTAGCTGGTAGCCCAGCGTCACCTGCACGGGATGAGTGGAGGGGAATTCATAGCGGCTCCCCCAGTACTCGTGATCACTGGTATAGGCTCCCACCCCTACATAAAGTCGGTACGTGGGCGCCTGCTGTGCCGGAACCGCAGGCGACTGCGCCCAACTGAGCAAGGGCGTACTGACCAGAAAGGTGCAAAAGGCAAAGTGACGATTTAGCATACTAATTAGGCCGAAATGATACGGTAATTTACCAGTAGAAACACAGCTAAAGAGAAGAAACCAAATGGCCTCACCTGGTTGCATAGCAACCAAAATATAACGTAGCGAGCAAGCGCTAGAGGAGGTGCTCAGACCAAAGTACTCCTCGCCTTGCACTCGTTAAAGCAGGATTGGCGGCCCACGCGCAATTCGGCCTGCGAGCGGGGGGCTGCTGGCGAGCTTTGCCCCTTCTACAGTCAATGACTTTCATCCCCACTTGCGCGGCACGCGGCGCGCTCACGAGCAGCAAAGCGAAGAGAAAATAGTAGTTCATAGGAATACGGCTGCCGTACCTGCTCGGACGAACCGCACAGGGGTGAAGAGCCGGATAGTGTACGAGTGGACCCCCTTCGCCGAATCGGTGGTTTGCCGCCAAGCCCTTTGGAAAGAGCATAGTAGTCTGAGGTGGCGTCATACGATTATCAGTGGGCCGTCGTTTGCTTTCGCAGCCGTTATCCTATCCTATGCTCAAACACTATACGTCCTTTCGTTTATCGGTTCTAGCCAGCCTATTCCTCCTTTTGCCGGGTTGTATCGACCAGATTAGTGCTGATTTGCCGGTGCCCCCCAACGTACTGGTCGTAAATTCCATCCTCACGCCGGACAGCGTGGTTCGGGTGCAGGTCAGCCGCGTCACCAGTACCGTAGATTCCGCTTCACGCCTGTTGTCTTCGGCCCGGGTATACCTGGGGACACCCAGTCAGGGAGAGGAACTGCTGCGCAACCAGGGACGGGGGCTGTACGTCAGCCCTACGAAACCCGTCAGTGGGATACCCTATACCCTGCGGGCCGAAGCCGACGGTTACCCGTCCGCCAGCGCGACGGACACGATGCCGGCGGCCATACCCATCCGGGAAGCCTGGTATGCTTATCCCACGGGTACAGACCGCAACAATGAATTACTAGGTACCATCGTCGTGCGCTTCGATGACCCCGCGTCGACCACTAATTTCTATGAGATTACGGCCTATCAGCGCCAGGGTGGGCGCACTGACCAGAGCCAGAACTTTGTCCTGGATGTGCGGGGTAATGCTGCGCTGGCCGCCGAAGGGGACGCGGAGTTTAACCCCGGCTCGCTGGTCTTTTCGGATCGGCTTTTCAACGGCCAAGCGTTTGAGCTGCGTGCTTCGTTTCATCCTTTCTGGGGCAGTGGAGGCGGTATCAGCAACGGGCAGCCCGTGGGGCCCCGGGTAACGGGCGAGGTATACGTCGAGTTGCGTTCCATCAGCCGCGCCTACTACCAGTACCGCAAAAGTTGGACCCGGCACTTCTACAACCAGGGCACCAAAGGTCCGAGTGGCGACCTGAACCAACTCCTGTTTCTGGGTGACCCCACCCGGATGTACTCCAACGTGAACGGTGGCTACGGCGTGGCTGCAAGCCACGCCGTCGTTGTCCAGCCGCTGCCCCTGCGCTAAGCTCCTATGCGCTTGCCTTCTCCTTGCTCCCGCTTGCTGCTTGGTTTGCTCTCGTTGCTGCCCGTCGTTACGCTGCCCGCCTACAGCCAAAGCCCGGGAGCCCACATTACCTTCAGCGGCACCGTGCAGGACGCGCGCACCGGCGAGAAGCTGCTGGGCGCCGCCGTCTACCTGGCCGGCGAGCCGGTCGGCACGGCCACCAACGCGGCGGGCTTCTATTCGCTGACCCTGCCGGCGCGGGATTCTGTGCGTCTAACCGCCAGCTATCTGGGGTACAGCCGCGCCACGGTCGTCCTGGCGGCTCGCCAGACCGCCACCCATACGTTTGCCTTGACATCCAACACGGAGTTGGGGGAAGTGCAGGTCCGCGGGGCCGTGGATGCCCCACTGGAACGCCGCGTGGAGATGAGCACCCTGCAGATTCCGGTGCGGCAACTCCATCAGCTACCCGCCCTGCTGGGCGAGCCCGACGTGCTGCGCGCCTTCCAGTTGATGCCCGGCGTGCAGGCCGGCCGCGAGGGCAGCGGCGCGCTCTATGTGCGCGGCGGCTCCCCCGACCAGAACCTGACGCTGCTCGATGACGTGCCGATTTACTACGTCAGCCACGTCGGCGGCTTCCTGTCCGTGTTTGATGCGAATGCCATCAGCGACGTGCGCCTCCTGAAGGGCGGCTTCCCGGCTCGTTACGGGGGGCGGCTCTCCTCGGTGCTGGACGTACGGCTGAAGGAAGGCAACCAAGAAAAACTTAGTGGCCACGCGGGCGTAGGCGTGCTGGCCACGCATTTCTCGCTGGAAGGGCCCCTAAAAGGCGGCAAGACGACGTTCCTCGTTTCGGCCCGGCGGGGTAATCTGGATTTGTTTTCCCGCCTGGCCAGCCGGCTCTCGTCCGACGGCAACAGTACGGTGGGTTACTCTTTTTACGACGCCAGTGCCAAGGTCAGCCATCAACTCACGCCCCGTGACCAGCTCTTCGCGGCCGTCTACGTAGGCGGCGACCGGCTGTTTGTCACGCAGAAGCCGCAAACCATCACGGGACCCCAGGGCGAGCTACGCTACCAGAACGCTAGTAATTTGCGCTACGGCAACGCCCTGGCTTCGCTGCGCTGGAACCGGCAGCTAACGCCCCAGCTGTTCGGCAACGTAACACTCGCCGCCACCCGCTTTCGCTACACCAACAAGCAGACGTTCAAATTGGAGGACCGCTTGCCGACCAGCTCGCTGGGCGAGAACAGTGCGGCGCGTTTTACCTCCGGCGTGCAGGACGTGTTGGTGAAGGCGGACGTGGACTACTATCCCCAACCCGCTCATCAACTTCGATTCGGGATCATAGCCGTGCAACACGCTTTTACCCCCGGCAGTAACTTCTTCACGAGCCGCACGGCAGTGATGGCGCTGGACACCCTCTTTGGGGCGCAGCGCGTGGGCGCGCAGGAAGCGGCCCTCTACGGCGAGGATGAAATCCGCCTAGGCGCCCGGCTCTCGGCGAATCTGGGCCTGCGGCTGGTCCGCTACTGGGTCGAGGGCACATCGTTCGGCGGGGTGCAACCCCGGATGCTGGCCACCTACTTGATGGGTGAGCACACCGCCGTAAAAGCGTCCTACGCCAGCATGCAGCAGTACCTGCACCTGCTCTCCAACAACGGGGCCGGCCTGCCGACGGACTTATGGGTGCCCGCTACCCGCCGCGTGGCTCCGCAGCGGGCGCAGCAGGTGGCTGTGGGTGTGGCCCACACGCTCACCCGGTGGGGACTGGAAGTCAGCCTTGAAGCCTTTCAGAAGTCGATGCGCGAGCTGATCGAGTTTCGCGAGGGCGCGACCTTTTACAACAGCTCCCAGAACTGGCAGGAGAAGGTCGTGACCGGGGGCCGGGGTCAGGTACGGGGAGTAGAAGTGCTAGTGCAGCGTAAGACCGGCCGCCTCACAGGGTGGGTGGGCTACACGCTGGCCCGCAACGAGCGGCAATTCGACGAACTCAACCAGGGCCGGTGGTACCCCTACAAGTACGACCGCCGCCACGACGCGTCCGTGGTGCTGCTGTATCAGGTACGCCCCCAGATCACGCTCTCGGCGACCTGGACCTACGGCACGGGCAATGCCCTGACCCTGGCGCAGGGTAACTACCAGGTTATCGACCAGAGTTTCGGGCTCAACACGGGCACTGCAGCCGACCGTTACCTTTATCCCGATGCCGAACTATATGGCGACAAGAACAGCTACCGGATGCGGGCCTACCACCGCCTGGATGCCGGCGCGACCTTCACCAAAACGGTTCGGCACGGGGAGCGGGTGTGGCGCGTGGGGGTATACAACGCCTACAGTCGCCACAACCCTTACTACCTCTACTACAGTGCGGGGGAGAACGACAGTTACTTTACGAAGGAACAGCGGCAACTCTACCAACTGAGCTTGTTTCCCATTCTGCCGGCCATTAGCTACGAACGCAGCTTCTGAACAGGGCGACCAGTACCCCATAGAGGGGCATTGTGACAGGTTTGCCTCTATTCCGACGGACAGGAACCTGCCGTAGGCTTAGCGTCATTGCTATAAGAAGACCGTATCGGACCGCTGTGTAATACTAGGAAGGGAGGTCCCTAGTAGTACACAACCTAATCAAAGGGGCAGCTGGGGAGCAGTATTCTTTCGTGGGACACCTGGCAAGAGACCGTTGGTGCAACGTCCAAGTCGGTACCGGCTAGCTTCCTGACATCTCGGCATGGCCGTTTCCAACAGGCCTAGACACTGGAAAGTGGGCAGACCACTTACTACCAAGTCATCAGGGCCACAAAGTAGCGTCTGTCATTACGGGGAAGGCCACCGGACCAGCTTTTGCAGCACGTATCATCGTCGTAGATTAACACGGTACTTCGTGGTCCTACTTACCAGACATGAGAACGTTACTGCTACTGCTGAGTATACTGGGACCCACGGTTTCCTTGGGCCAAGGGGCGGTTCGCTCCTATTGGCAATGGGGGGGCAACGCTGGGGCCACGAATGCCTGGTTGCACCATGACCAATATCAAGATGCGCATGTTGGACCAACCTTCGGGGTAACGGGAGGGTACTCTGTACCAGCGCTACGCCTAAGTTTTCTCGCGGACCTGCTCTATACTCAACGTCGGTTCACTTTACCCTTAACGACTAACGCCAAGACGTACTCCTATCTAACCGTCCCCCTTTCTGTGCGCACCGGGGCGGCTTCCGAGCGCGTGCACCTGCAACTTGGCGTGAGCTTCTCGAAGGTGCTGTCGGCCACCCTACCCGTGCCTTATACGTTAGCCGATTGGCAGTTTCAGCCCCGCGATTGGGCTATAAGCACGGGGCTGGACGTACGTATCGGACGGGTACAAGCTGTAGAAACCACGCTGGGCCCGTTTCTGCAGTATGGGATTGGACCCACCTTGGAAGCGCGTAACCCACGCTACCGCGAGGGACGCGCGACGATCCTGGTCGGCTTGGCGGGCCACGTCTTCGTTCATCGCCACACCACCTTTTAACCTCCTGTATTTCCCTAGCTCGATGGCCTGCTCTCCCCGCTTGTTCGTGCTGCTCGTGTTCTGGCTCTGGCAGCCCACCCTCGGCGCGGCGCAACGCCTGCTGACGGGGCTGAGTATCGGCCGCACGTGGGCTTCGGCCCGCTACCCCGACCGGGCGGGCGTGCTCGCGCAGAACTCACGGGGCGGTCTGCAGGCCGGGGTCGCGGCCCTGATCACGTGGGGGCACCTGGGCCTGCAATCGGGCGTGCGCTACACCCAACTCGGCGATCAGCTACGCGGAAAATTTCCGGGCTCCTCCAACAGCGACTATCGCGAGACCCGCCGCCTGAACTACTTGCAAGTGCCGCTGCTGGGGCTGTATTCGTTGCGGGCGGATGGGCAGGGGCTGCACTTGGTCGCCGGGCCGTATGGGGCCCGGTTGGTGGGGGGCTACTACCAAGAAGAGCTCATTGGCAACCCAAAAATTTACACGTGGCCCGTCACGCAAGGGGGCCGCTGGGATGTGGGCCTGCAAGTGGGGGTTGGCTATCGGTTTCGTGGCCTGCTGGCGCAAGCCGGGTATGACTGGGGGCTGCACGCGCGCCGTGTGCCCGATGTGCTGGACGTACGGCATGGCGCTGCCGGCCGCTCCTACAACCGGGCCTGGCACCTAGGGCTCAGCTACGTGTGTGACTAAGGGGTGCCGTTGGCCCGCCAGCGGCCGCCCCGGGCTCACCCGCCTTCCTCTGGGGCCCGCTGCGCTGGAACCAGGCGCGCTGCCGGCCGGATACAACTCTCTACCTCGGCGAAGCGCCGCCGCCGATTGGCAGGGCCAACGGGAGGCGAGTGGCCAGGAGCAGGGCGGCCCCGCTTAGACGTGGAGCCGCCACCGGCGCTGGCTTCAGGCCATTTTGGGGTGATTAACTGTTCCTGGGGGCTTTCCCTTTGCTCATTCGAGGGCCCGGGCGATCCCGTTCCGGGGCTGGTGCTCCGGAACGTGCACGCGGCTTGGACATCTTCTCATTCTCCCTTTACAAAATGTCCAAGCCGATGCCTCGGTCCTGAAAACCCAAGCAACGATGTCGAGAGCATCACGCTAGGACAAGAACCACTTCCTATCCGGTCTGAAGAAGCGCGTAGAACATTAGCACTAACGCAGGGATGAAAATGAGCAGGCAAATCACTAATGGCTTGCGAATACTTTTGGCCGGGAACTCGCTCTTATTCGGCACCAGCTGCTCAAAGTACGCGGTCAAGCCAAATCCACCAGCCAAGCCAACGACCAAGCCGGTGCTACTACTGCTGGCTCGTTCGGGCAAGAACGAAGTCAATAGTAGGGCCAAGACGAAGTAACCGATGCTACCCCACAAGGCTTTGCGGGCTTCAGCAGGGCGCCCCACGGCTTTTAGATTGTGGGCCAGCAGCACGCCACCGGCAATGGCACTGAAAAGAACAGAAAACGTGCGGATCGCCCGCGTTGAGTAAAGAGGGGGCTTGGAGAGCTCCGATTCAGATAGCATAACGTAATCTCAGATAGGAATATGGTGTCGCTGCAAGGATGGAGCCGGATTCCAGCCCGCTAGGCATAGCGGTGCTCAGCCGGAACTATCAGCACTGATAACATTTGCCGAGCAACGTTCGGAAGATGTTATGCGCTCGGCTGTCTTAATCTGGCTTTAAGCGCCTTGCTTGCCACTCTTCTAAAGTTATCGAAGCCGTAAAGCCTACTATGCCCGAAGTAGCAGCTACTCGGGTCAGCGTAGCAATGGCTTGTGCCTCTTGGTAGGGTAGTAAGTGCGTAGCGGCCCAACAAGCTACACTGTCATCTTCATCTTGCAAAAGAGAACCGAGCAACGCTACAGCGGTGGGTCCTTGGCTTTTCAACGCTGAATACACGCTCGCCAGCTGATCGTATTGCTGATTACCTGCTTGGTAATCACCCGTAGCAGTTGCCCGTCCATGTAGCAGTGCTGCTTGTCGGTATCGTGTAATTTGCTTTCCTAGCTCGTCCATGAATAGCACTTTCGGGGCAACGTTCACGTCGAAGTACCATATTTGGGGCTAGGGTAGTTACAATTGAGAACTACTACTTTCCCATGATTCGTCCGAGAAATAACGTTATGTTAATGACTAATACAAAGAAGAGAATTATTATCCACTCTCATGCCTGACTAACTTTAATACAACTAAGGGCTCTTCTCACTAGATAAGTAATTACATTTACACCACTATTTATTTATTATATATTGTATACAATGAAAAGCCTATTCGCCGTTTTTCACACCTCCCTTGTTTTCTTTGCAGTCGGGTGCTCCCCTGCTGCTCAAGTTGTATCCTGCCACGCTTTTAGAACAGGAACTTTTGTCTTCCGACCACAAGGGGGTAAAGCCGCGTGGTCCTATACGATTACGCGCACCGATTCCCTGCAAACAGAATTGGAGCAACCCACAGGAGGAAAATCAACGTTGGCCATTACATGGCTAAACGATTGTACATATCAATTGCGCTTGGTAAGTACCACTATTCCCTATCCTGACTCTATTCAACGGCTTAGAAAGACAGTGCCGCTGACGACGGAAATTCTACAGACAACGAACCGGTATTATGTTTTCCGCTCACAACGGGCACCAACTGATGCTGCTTTCGTGGATACCCTATGGGTACAACAATAGCAATCTGTTTCTGAGCCTCTGTTTAAAGATGCGTTTGTCCGATAAG encodes:
- a CDS encoding DUF4249 domain-containing protein, with amino-acid sequence MLKHYTSFRLSVLASLFLLLPGCIDQISADLPVPPNVLVVNSILTPDSVVRVQVSRVTSTVDSASRLLSSARVYLGTPSQGEELLRNQGRGLYVSPTKPVSGIPYTLRAEADGYPSASATDTMPAAIPIREAWYAYPTGTDRNNELLGTIVVRFDDPASTTNFYEITAYQRQGGRTDQSQNFVLDVRGNAALAAEGDAEFNPGSLVFSDRLFNGQAFELRASFHPFWGSGGGISNGQPVGPRVTGEVYVELRSISRAYYQYRKSWTRHFYNQGTKGPSGDLNQLLFLGDPTRMYSNVNGGYGVAASHAVVVQPLPLR
- a CDS encoding TonB-dependent receptor, which encodes MRLPSPCSRLLLGLLSLLPVVTLPAYSQSPGAHITFSGTVQDARTGEKLLGAAVYLAGEPVGTATNAAGFYSLTLPARDSVRLTASYLGYSRATVVLAARQTATHTFALTSNTELGEVQVRGAVDAPLERRVEMSTLQIPVRQLHQLPALLGEPDVLRAFQLMPGVQAGREGSGALYVRGGSPDQNLTLLDDVPIYYVSHVGGFLSVFDANAISDVRLLKGGFPARYGGRLSSVLDVRLKEGNQEKLSGHAGVGVLATHFSLEGPLKGGKTTFLVSARRGNLDLFSRLASRLSSDGNSTVGYSFYDASAKVSHQLTPRDQLFAAVYVGGDRLFVTQKPQTITGPQGELRYQNASNLRYGNALASLRWNRQLTPQLFGNVTLAATRFRYTNKQTFKLEDRLPTSSLGENSAARFTSGVQDVLVKADVDYYPQPAHQLRFGIIAVQHAFTPGSNFFTSRTAVMALDTLFGAQRVGAQEAALYGEDEIRLGARLSANLGLRLVRYWVEGTSFGGVQPRMLATYLMGEHTAVKASYASMQQYLHLLSNNGAGLPTDLWVPATRRVAPQRAQQVAVGVAHTLTRWGLEVSLEAFQKSMRELIEFREGATFYNSSQNWQEKVVTGGRGQVRGVEVLVQRKTGRLTGWVGYTLARNERQFDELNQGRWYPYKYDRRHDASVVLLYQVRPQITLSATWTYGTGNALTLAQGNYQVIDQSFGLNTGTAADRYLYPDAELYGDKNSYRMRAYHRLDAGATFTKTVRHGERVWRVGVYNAYSRHNPYYLYYSAGENDSYFTKEQRQLYQLSLFPILPAISYERSF
- a CDS encoding porin family protein, whose product is MACSPRLFVLLVFWLWQPTLGAAQRLLTGLSIGRTWASARYPDRAGVLAQNSRGGLQAGVAALITWGHLGLQSGVRYTQLGDQLRGKFPGSSNSDYRETRRLNYLQVPLLGLYSLRADGQGLHLVAGPYGARLVGGYYQEELIGNPKIYTWPVTQGGRWDVGLQVGVGYRFRGLLAQAGYDWGLHARRVPDVLDVRHGAAGRSYNRAWHLGLSYVCD
- a CDS encoding outer membrane beta-barrel protein; protein product: MLNRHFAFCTFLVSTPLLSWAQSPAVPAQQAPTYRLYVGVGAYTSDHEYWGSRYEFPSTHPVQVTLGYQLRPRLALQLSGASAAIKGSYAGLVPQADGTNLPYAQRYANRSTSLAALARYTFTRTAAHRLQLDGLGGFTLHHFSFDGTGSYPDPNAPGGFSSYDNHSRTTDALFTAGVSVRYRLTTHLEAVADGTVSTSLRALRDVTQAGALGLRYTFGRW